CCCACGTAGTTGACGGCCCGACCTGGATGCACCAGCAGCTTAGCTCTGGCAAgcgcgtccttgtcgagggTGCCAACGCGCTCATGCTTGACATCGACTACGGCACGTACCCCTTCgtgacctcgtcggcgaccaCCATCGGTGGTGTGTGCACTGGCCTCGGCATCCCGCCGTTCGCCATCAAGCGCGCCATCGGTGTCGTCAAGGCGTACACGACCCGTGTCGGTGGTGGACCCTTCCCCACCGAGCAGCTCAACACCATCGGCGAGACTCTccaggaggtcggcgccgagTACGGCACAGTCACTtcccgtcgccgtcgctgcggttggctcgacctcgtcgtgtGCCGCTACTCGACCTGGATCAACGGCTACACCtcgctcaacctcaccaagctcgacgtccttgacggcTTTGACGAGATTAAGATCGCCACTGGCTacaagctcgacggcaagctcatcgacggcttccccgccgacctcgaccgcctcgccgaggttgaggtcgtCTACGAGACTTTCCCTGGCTGGAAGTCGGACATCACTGAGTGCCGCACCTGGGACAGCCTTCCCGAGAACGCCCAGAAGTACGTCAAGTTCATCGAGAACTacctcggcgtcaaggtCCAGTACATTGGTGTTGGCCCTGCTCGCGAGAGCACGGTCACTGTGTTCTAGTTATGGGGCTCTATGTGGTTCCGGAATAGATGCATCACTGTGCAGTGTGTGGGCCGCAGGTCGCCGGCCGCCGGTCGCAGGTCGCAGGTCGCAGGTCACACGAACAGGCTCCTCAAACATTGTCAGAAGCGCAGCAGTTTGATCTGTAGTCTGGTAGTTGAGTGCCACAGCCGCTAAATTCTTTATATTAACATTTTGAATTGAGACACCGCGTGGCCAGTCAGCAGAGTTTTCTGATCGAGGTCGCCACCCAACGACTGCGAATTCAGGCCCCTGAACCCACGAGCCATCAGATGACGACACCCTTtccagctcgagcactGCATCGCTGCCAGCTTGTCATTTACCATTCTCATCTCTCAACCTTACTCTACACTCTACACTCTCCCCCTTCCAATATTCACAATGGCATCCCAACAGCCAGCCCAAGCTCTCGCCTCCCACCTAGTCTCTCAGACGCTAGCCAGCGTCGGGCTCCTCGAAACGCTCCAGCTAATCACCCCGACTGCCGCCAACGAGATCCGTTCCCGCCTCCCCAACCCGTACACCCAGTTTCCTGCGCTGGCGAGCGTGCCGGCCTCGAACGTAACCcccgcctctcctcctctggcgATCGTCAGCGGTATCGCTGGGATGAACATGAACCAGGCCAATCAGGCCGTGAGCCCGCCGCAGCAGTTCCAGGCGCCTGTCGCTGCCTTCCAGGCAGCCCACGTCCCCGGCCCAGCCCTCCCGCCCCGCAACACACCCCCGGGACACAATGAAcagcgcgcacgcgcgctcTGGGACTACAATGGGGCTGATCCTGGGGATCTGCGATTCCGCCAGGGCGACACTATCGTGATTGTCGAAGAGGTTAATAAGGAGTGGTTCCGCGGTCACCTCGTTGGCGGGAGTGTTGAGAAGGGCGGGCTGTTCCCGGCTAACTACGTTGAGAAGATGTGAGTTCGATGAGGACtgggagagagggaaggcgggggaaggtgggcgGTCCTTTCATCCGGCTTGCCCAACGGTGACGCTCCTCCACTCCGGCCTACCCCTTCGAACCTCCTCTTCGTACACAAGCGTCCCCTCATTCTTACGAACAACCGCTAACACTAGCACCTCCGGCACCAGGGACGAGAAGGCGGGCGCTGGTGGCATGGTCCCCTACCAGCCGCCTGGTGCAGCGACGTCGTACTACACCCCGCCCCCGGGCCAGGTGCAGCAGTACGCCTCTCCGTCCATGTCGCCCATGCAGCAGTCTGCTGGCGGGACGACTATCGTCGTCCAGGATGACCCCAAGAAGCACAAGTTCGGCAAGCTTGGCGGAAACGTGAGTGCTCTCAGCTGAAGACTGTTCTGGAGTATCGTGAACTGGGAATGGTGATCCGTCAGAGTTGGTGAGGTGGGTGCCTGTTCAGTCCCCATCGGTGGAGTCGAGCGGCGTGGTTTGGCCGCCCTCGAGAGGTTGTCTGGATGATGAGAGAGCTGCGTGGCCAGAGAGGGACACAGAGCTCGTCTCGTCACCACAGACCTCTTTGAGAACATGAATGGTGGGTCACGcatggcggcgcggaccGTCCCGCGGGGCCGGTGTCTCCGAATGCCCAAGGTGTCTACTGCGGTGGCAGAAGGCGGTTCCACCAAGTCTGCCGTGTCTCCACTATCTCCTATCACGATTCGGCGGCTCGCCGATGTCTCAAAGGTTGGAATGGTTTCCCGAAGTGCCAGAGGCGCTCCTTGAATGCGTCCTTCCGTCTCACTTGAGAAAGGATCAGCGATCCTTCGAGAACGGACAGCGACTGTACTGTTTCTCTGAGAAAGGATAGCGCCTATCCAGTTGCAACCAGCAGACGGAAATGGCGACTGGGTTCCAGTGTCCTGCTTGCGATGTCTCGGTGAATCCGTTACCATCCAGCCGGCTCGCATCAGGTCGGCCGTGCGACACGTGTGTGTTACCGCACGGCTGGCCATCGATGTGGCAATCGGCTACCGCCTGGCCCTACCGCGTGGCCCATTGCGGCGCTTACCTGTTACCACTACATCCATCCTCTATCCAACCCGCCTCACTCCCATTGTCCGTGAGGTGACTCTACCCTGCTGGCGTTACACATTGCCTCGCCGCGTTCCACATTCGCAACAATCCCAGCCCACATTGATTAGGCTGCGC
Above is a genomic segment from Cutaneotrichosporon cavernicola HIS019 DNA, chromosome: 1 containing:
- the ADE12 gene encoding uncharacterized protein (Plays an important role in the de novo pathway and in the salvage pathway of purine nucleotide biosynthesis. Catalyzes the first), giving the protein MTQAPQGVTVVLGSQWGDEGKGKLVDILAADADVCARCAGGNNAGHTIVVTNDQGEKVKYAFNLLPSGLINTKVTAFIGSGVVVHVPSLFKELDTLESKGLKVANRLLISDRAHLVLGFHQIVDGLKEIELGGSSIGTTRKGIGPAYSSKASRSGLRVHHLFDPTFPEKFRKLVEGRIKRYGNFEFDTEGEIKQMLELAERLRPHVVDGPTWMHQQLSSGKRVLVEGANALMLDIDYGTYPFVTSSATTIGGVCTGLGIPPFAIKRAIGVVKAYTTRVGGGPFPTEQLNTIGETLQEVGAEYGTVTSRRRRCGWLDLVVCRYSTWINGYTSLNLTKLDVLDGFDEIKIATGYKLDGKLIDGFPADLDRLAEVEVVYETFPGWKSDITECRTWDSLPENAQKYVKFIENYLGVKVQYIGVGPARESTVTVF
- the NRAP gene encoding uncharacterized protein (actin binding), which codes for MASQQPAQALASHLVSQTLASVGLLETLQLITPTAANEIRSRLPNPYTQFPALASVPASNVTPASPPLAIVSGIAGMNMNQANQAVSPPQQFQAPVAAFQAAHVPGPALPPRNTPPGHNEQRARALWDYNGADPGDLRFRQGDTIVIVEEVNKEWFRGHLVGGSVEKGGLFPANYVEKITSGTRDEKAGAGGMVPYQPPGAATSYYTPPPGQVQQYASPSMSPMQQSAGGTTIVVQDDPKKHKFGKLGGNLGNAAVTGAGFGFGSAVASNIVNAIL